DNA sequence from the Vicia villosa cultivar HV-30 ecotype Madison, WI linkage group LG3, Vvil1.0, whole genome shotgun sequence genome:
TCTTTGTACaagaacaattaaataaaaacaatttgaaaagTTGGGTTAATCAATTTCCACCCAAACACACAATTAAActacaataataaaaatgcaattgTAACGATGTTCAAATGGTGAAACGAGAGCCACCATAAAGTACACAATTAAAAACCGAGAAGTgcaaccataaataaataaaacaaaacagaattaagaccaaaataaaataaaaataaactacaaAAGTGCTACAACATcacttcaatcttcttcttcgTTACCGCCACCAACTGTCCTGATCACATCTTCTATTGTGTCGTCCTCATTTCTGGTACCGCTGCCTCCTGCACCCCCCATGAAAGGTGGCCTGCCCACAGGCCAATTAGCGTATGCATCATACTCCGCTTCCAAATAATGTGGGTGAAGATAGGGTATGAGAGTTTAGTGAGGAAGAGAGTGGTAGAGTGAGAGGAGAgaagtaaaaataaaagataaaaataaaaaactaggtTAAAGTAAAAGCTAATGTTTTTGAAAGTGGAATTCCTGTACTgcagtgtttgcggggcaaacagctGTTCGCGGGGCAAACAgatgaaattttctttgcaaaattggcTTACTTTATGTTTTTGGTCCATTCGCGGGGCAATCACTGatgaaaatttctttttcaaaattagcTTACCtatttgcggggcaaacaggtgaaattttctttgcaaatttGGCTTACTCCCTGTTTGTGGTCcatttgcggggcaaacaatgaTTGTGGCGCAAACagacttgaatttttgaaaaatgcaaatttttaCACTTAACTTCCACTTCCTTACAAAAACAAGTATCTAACACCTACAAAACAGAAAATCCACGAAAATAACAAAATCTGTTTAcgacgttgggttgcctcccaacaagcgctttgtttaacgtcgttcgaGCTCGACGGTTTGATGATGCATCAAGGCTTGATAGGCGAAATGACACACCATCGCGGCTTGCTTATCCATCGTGGTAGACTTTGAGTCTTCGTTCCTTTACAGTCCATCTTTCTTGTGTTTTAGGGTCTTCCACCACAATGGATCCATAATTTCGCACCTCTTTCACAACAAATGGCCCCGACCACTTTGACTTTAACTTGCTAGGAAACACCTTGAGTCTTGAATTGCACACAAGCACCATTTGTCCAACTTTAAAGTTTTTGTGATGAGTCTTTCCCTCATGATTTGCCTTGTCATTGTCCTTGTGAAATTGATTCTCCACCTCAATGATTTCTCCTTTTTCATCATTGATTCAGAAGTTGTCATGTTCATCCTTAGGAGGCTTCATAGACTCAAAAAGAGTAAAAATTACCTCTTTATCTTGCACCCTTACTTTCATAATGCCATCATcgatatcaatcatcattcgagtggtcttcatgaatggtcttccaagtatTAATGGCACATCACGATCCTCCTCCATGTCGACTACCACAAAAACAACCGGGAACAAAAATTTGTCCACCTTTACCAGCATGTCTTGTACAACTCCATATGGTGAAATGATAGACTTATCGGCTAGTTGCAAAGTTATCCTGGTGTGTTTCATCTCAATGTTCCCCAATCTCTTGACAACGGATAAAGGTATTAAATTGATGCTAGACCCCAAATCAACCAAACCATTACTAATGTAGTTACCTCCAATGGTGATCGGTAAAATGACTCGTCCCGGATCGACTTCCTTTCTTGGGGGAGTTTTTTGAATAATTGCACTACAATGAGCATCAAGCACAACTGTATCTTCATCCGtgtacttctttttctttgtgagcatcttcttcatgaatttagcatacttgggcatttgctccaatgcttcggaaaatggaatatttatgtgaagttgtttAAATATATCCATAAATCGAGCATAACGCCTTGCGTCTTCCTTCCTTAATTGCACATGCGGGTAAGGTAGATGTTGGAGAGGAATTGTGCtcactgtggacctccgtttttttcgggccatacctctgagcgggagagatacgtgaactgactcttttttatcgcttatgctttcgcatttttgaaaattcacagagtcgccaccgaccttttattttatccaattaaggaaaggtttataaaagaaacagaaaaaagacctttaagaaattctgggtaagggggtaggttatacaaagggaaggtgttagcaccctttgtatccatggttatccatgggctcttaagtttgcttagctcacttgtttttcgatcacttttcaattgcttcagaatgctcatatgtggtttcaaatacctttgtaaattgaattttgtaatgatccttgtgtggatgtatacaaaatgtttgtttatctttcgaaagatgttttgaaaagaacgttaactttgtaatgatccgtgtttggatgtatacaaaatattgtctttttagaaagttttattttgaaaaacaacagtgtatgagaattttgtttgttttgatttgagcaagcaaactaggaggtctaccctgagttgtaaggtctttatccttatttcctttaaaaatctatcctttcaccggatacaaacaaaaggttcgattttgtactcgaaacagtggaattttgactttgattttaaaaagaatgagaagggattaccttaaaaggtgcaagtatgattgtgtttggattcagatattttatctttgaagttagtgatctaacggttcaattttatctttgacatacacgcagtttatatttgctggaaattaaaatgcggaaatgtaaagtgcggaaagtaaatctacgctattacatcgattgtgcaggaaatgtaaactagcctatttacatgattttgacatcctatacatttatctaggaatttaaattgcaagaaaaataaaaggcatgttttttggattttttatgattgattttaattataattaatgcatgattaattaaattaaaatgaaggaaaaagatgaaaatagatttaaacctagaaattaagtttaaaaaatgtacaaaatatttgtcaat
Encoded proteins:
- the LOC131659101 gene encoding uncharacterized protein LOC131659101, with the translated sequence MLTKKKKYTDEDTVVLDAHCSAIIQKTPPRKEVDPGRVILPITIGGNYISNGLVDLGSSINLIPLSVVKRLGNIEMKHTRITLQLADKSIISPYGVVQDMLVKVDKFLFPVVFVVVDMEEDRDVPLILGRPFMKTTRMMIDIDDGIMKVRVQDKEVIFTLFESMKPPKDEHDNF